In one window of Juglans regia cultivar Chandler chromosome 3, Walnut 2.0, whole genome shotgun sequence DNA:
- the LOC109005240 gene encoding UDP-N-acetylglucosamine--dolichyl-phosphate N-acetylglucosaminephosphotransferase-like codes for MAARKRASADASTEAKVQEKPKSQDSVPAEPPTAPLNLKSGFILKLSLLLLGPYCYLIFHHYNIDRDLKKSILINAVVSLAGVFVTLKMIPVASKYVLRRNLFGYDINKRGTYAGTLRVPESLGIVVGIVFLVLAIVFQYFNFTSDSIWLVEYNAALASICFMTLLGFVDDVLDVPWRVKLLLPSFAALPLLMAYAGHTTIIIPKPLIPYVGLQILDLGWMYKLYMGLLAVFCTNSINIHAGLNGLEVGQTVVIASAILIHNIMQIGASKDPEYKQAHAFSIYLVQPLLATSLGLLSYNWYPSSVFVGDTYTYFAGMTMAVVGILGHFSETLLIFFAPQVLNFLLSLPQLSGLVPCPRHRLPRFDSKTGLLTGTNDGTLVNFTLRLLGRMSENSLCIVLLVFQAIACFLCFLLRHFLAGWYK; via the exons ATGGCAGCTCGAAAGAGAGCTTCAGCAGACGCTTCCACAGAAGCTAAAGTCCAAGAAAAACCCAAATCCCAAGACTCCGTTCCAGCCGAGCCTCCAACTGCGCCCCTAAATTTAAAGTCGGGCTTCATTCTGAAGCTCTCGCTCTTGCTATTGGGTCCGTACTGTTACCTCATTTTCCACCACTATAATATTGACCGGGACCTCAAGAAGTCGATCCTCATAAATGCGGTGGTCAGCCTGGCGGGGGTCTTCGTCACTCTTAAGATGATCCCTGTGGCCTCCAAATACGTCCTTAGGCGCAATCTCTTTGGCTACGATATCAACAAAAGGGGTACCTATGCAGGCACACTCAGAGT GCCTGAGTCATTGGGTATTGTTGTTGGGATTGTTTTCTTGGTCTTGGCCATCGTATTCCAATATTTTAACTTCACGTCGGATTCCATT TGGCTTGTTGAGTACAATGCAGCATTGGCATCCATCTGCTTTATGACATTACTTGGATTTGTTGATGATGTCCTTGATGTCCCCTGGAGAGT GAAATTACTACTACCATCATTTGCTGCTCTTCCTTTGTTGATGGCTTATGCTGGGCATACAACTATTATAATTCCAAAGCCTCTCATTCCATATGTTGGCCTACAGATTCTCGATCTAG GATGGATGTATAAACTATATATGGGGCTTTTGGCGGTTTTTTGCACAAACTCTATAAATATCCATGCTGGTTTAAATGGACTTGAAGTTGGGCAGACAGTTGTCATTGCATCTGCT ATTTTGATACACAATATCATGCAAATTGGAGCATCTAAAGACCCTGAGTATAAGCAGGCCCATGCATTCTCGATTTATTTAGTTCAGCCCTTACTTGCAACATCACTGGGTTTACTTTCTTACAACTG GTACCCTTCTTCAGTTTTTGTTGGAGATACTTACACGTACTTTGCTGGGATGACCATGGCTGTAGTTGGGATTTTAGGCCATTTTAG TGAAACACTCCTGATTTTCTTTGCTCCTCAAGTTTTGAACTTCCTCTTATCGCTACCTCAG CTTTCTGGTTTGGTTCCATGTCCACGACATCGTCTCCCTAG GTTTGATTCTAAGACTGGACTGCTGACCGGGACAAATGATGGGACGCTTGTTAATTTTACTTTGAGACTACTTGGCAGGATGTCGGAAAACTCACTATGCATTGTTCTTCTCGTTTTCCAG GCCATTGCATGCTTTCTCTGTTTCTTGCTGAGGCATTTCCTTGCTGGTTGGTACAAATGA